One segment of Spiroplasma cantharicola DNA contains the following:
- the dnaG gene encoding DNA primase — protein sequence MAISQNQIDLVLSKANIVDVIGKYIDLQKKGRNYVAVCPFHDDSDPSMNVSPDKKIFKCFVCGTGGNVITFVQEFNNITFFKALALIAKELNIKIDGLKEFEDKKKYNSKESILFEINKAAANFFNGLLISSLSTKAKNYLKERKISEQEIERFKIGFCPKNVKVYDYLIKLGFSQENIFESAIVYKSGIDYNCTFENRLIFPITNEDSNIIGFSGRVINSSDSPKYKNSSENLIFKKSQLAYNFDKAKKEARIKNEIIILEGFMDVISLESIDIKNSVAIMGTAMSDYHLKLFSRVAKKYKLFLDGDKAGVNAALKISQFLLERKIDVTIIENNTGKDPDELVKAGDKNLINQMIENSSHPANFATRFFSKDLDIQNSIKVNEFIEKVISVLKYESKENIVDSVIANLASITKIEKSTLFKTLNKAVSKIKVSATNNLYSQENNIDDFNPGQDYINRMLNSFVQDENSHFEIPEYGYETIKKDKIVQANVNEVKKNHSKNFAEAAIVWNILDNDSLLDSLDKKINNIENINVKRTINFIIDQYKRNSYVGHNWEQIANEIKKLNKNYCEYIFEIKNRHFTALQKTLSPKGLEDCFDAIELYKIEDEIMLYSQKINSTNDNELKINYAEHREELLKLRNKIYEKRRKI from the coding sequence TTGGCAATATCACAAAATCAAATTGATTTGGTTTTATCAAAAGCTAATATTGTTGATGTTATTGGCAAATATATTGACCTTCAAAAAAAAGGAAGAAATTATGTAGCAGTTTGTCCATTTCATGATGATTCAGATCCTTCAATGAATGTGTCGCCTGATAAAAAAATATTTAAATGTTTTGTTTGTGGAACTGGTGGTAATGTCATTACTTTTGTACAAGAATTTAATAATATAACTTTTTTTAAAGCTCTTGCTTTAATTGCAAAGGAATTAAATATCAAAATAGATGGCTTAAAAGAGTTTGAAGATAAGAAAAAATATAATTCAAAAGAAAGTATATTATTTGAAATAAATAAAGCTGCAGCAAATTTTTTTAATGGATTGTTAATATCTTCACTTTCAACAAAAGCTAAAAATTATTTGAAGGAAAGAAAAATTAGTGAACAAGAAATTGAAAGATTTAAAATAGGTTTTTGTCCAAAAAATGTAAAAGTCTATGATTATTTAATTAAATTGGGTTTTTCTCAAGAAAATATTTTTGAATCAGCAATTGTTTATAAAAGTGGTATAGATTATAATTGTACTTTTGAAAATAGATTAATTTTTCCAATAACAAATGAGGACTCAAATATTATTGGGTTTTCAGGAAGAGTAATTAACTCAAGCGACTCACCTAAATATAAAAATAGTAGTGAAAATTTAATTTTTAAAAAGTCACAATTAGCTTATAATTTTGATAAAGCAAAAAAAGAAGCTAGAATTAAAAATGAAATAATTATTTTAGAAGGCTTTATGGATGTAATAAGTTTAGAATCCATTGATATTAAAAATTCGGTTGCCATAATGGGAACTGCAATGAGTGATTATCATTTAAAACTATTTTCAAGAGTAGCTAAAAAATATAAATTATTTTTAGACGGAGATAAAGCTGGTGTTAATGCAGCTTTAAAAATATCGCAATTCTTACTTGAAAGAAAAATTGATGTAACAATAATTGAAAATAATACAGGTAAGGACCCTGATGAACTTGTTAAAGCTGGAGACAAAAATTTAATTAATCAAATGATTGAAAATAGTTCTCATCCAGCAAACTTTGCAACTAGATTTTTTTCAAAAGATTTAGATATACAAAATTCTATAAAAGTTAATGAGTTTATTGAAAAAGTTATCTCAGTTTTAAAATATGAATCAAAGGAAAATATTGTTGATTCAGTTATTGCAAACCTAGCAAGTATTACCAAAATTGAGAAAAGTACTTTGTTTAAAACTTTAAATAAAGCGGTAAGTAAAATAAAAGTAAGTGCTACAAATAATCTATACTCTCAAGAAAATAATATAGATGATTTCAATCCTGGACAGGATTATATAAACAGAATGTTAAATAGTTTTGTCCAGGATGAAAATTCACATTTTGAAATTCCAGAATATGGTTATGAAACTATTAAAAAAGATAAAATAGTGCAAGCAAATGTTAATGAGGTCAAAAAGAATCACTCAAAAAATTTTGCAGAGGCTGCAATAGTTTGAAATATTTTGGATAATGATTCCTTGCTTGATAGCTTGGATAAAAAAATAAATAATATTGAAAATATTAATGTAAAACGTACAATTAATTTTATAATTGATCAATATAAAAGAAATAGTTATGTTGGTCATAATTGAGAACAAATAGCAAATGAAATAAAAAAACTTAACAAAAACTATTGTGAATATATTTTTGAAATAAAAAATAGACACTTCACTGCTTTGCAAAAAACATTATCACCAAAGGGGTTAGAAGATTGTTTTGATGCAATTGAACTTTATAAAATTGAAGATGAAATAATGCTTTATAGTCAAAAAATTAATTCTACAAATGATAATGAATTAAAAATAAATTATGCAGAGCATCGAGAAGAACTGTTAAAACTTAGAAATAAAATATATGAAAAAAGGAGAAAAATATAA